From Oceanococcus sp. HetDA_MAG_MS8, the proteins below share one genomic window:
- a CDS encoding response regulator, translating to MAWKVLVADDSEDTWGVVRACLRKFAYRGLAADVLWAATASEAEAILHRDSDIALAFVDVVMESPTAGLDLIERIRQEGRIWRTRVVLLTGNPDVAPRSEATQQFDLDGYIDKAQMTPERLYATTYSAVRAYDLISRLDRARKSIVDAVTMLQSKDQRDVVARSLTEALHSITQEETIADSQWEWGSVAERPKS from the coding sequence TTGGCTTGGAAGGTACTCGTCGCAGACGACAGCGAAGACACCTGGGGTGTGGTCAGGGCTTGTCTGCGTAAATTTGCCTATCGCGGACTGGCGGCAGATGTGCTTTGGGCGGCTACTGCTAGCGAGGCTGAGGCAATACTGCATCGGGACTCAGATATCGCACTGGCATTCGTGGACGTTGTGATGGAGTCTCCGACTGCGGGCTTGGACCTCATTGAGCGTATTCGGCAGGAGGGGCGCATATGGCGAACGCGCGTGGTTTTGCTGACGGGGAATCCCGATGTTGCTCCGCGATCCGAAGCGACACAGCAGTTCGACCTAGATGGCTACATTGATAAAGCCCAAATGACTCCTGAGCGCTTATACGCGACCACCTATTCTGCAGTGCGCGCATATGATCTGATTTCGCGTTTAGACCGCGCTCGAAAATCGATAGTCGATGCAGTGACAATGCTGCAGTCAAAAGATCAACGCGACGTGGTCGCACGTTCTTTGACCGAAGCGCTGCATAGCATCACTCAGGAAGAAACAATTGCGGATTCGCAATGGGAGTGGGGCTCAGTCGCAGAGCGACCTAAGAGCTAA